A segment of the Magnetococcales bacterium genome:
GTGGGCAGGCCGGAGAGGCTTCGTCGCTGGTAGCCTTTAATCGGTGGAAGCCAGTCACAGAATCGAGGTGATCGCCTTTTGCCACACCTCGGTCTGGTGCTTGAGCGACCAGGCTTGGCGATATTGGTGCTGGATTTTTTGGGCTCCGGCAGTCAACACCTCCAGGCGGTGGGGGTTTTGGCTGAGATCCACCATCGCCTGGGCAAACCCGGCCACCGTGGGAGGATCCACCAGCAGCGCATTTTCCCCATCCACCGCCACCTCCCGTATATCGGCATCGTCCGGCACAATGGCGGGCAGGCCACAACTCATCGCCTCCAACATCGCCTGGGGCAATCCTTCTCCCTGGGACGTCATGAGAAATATCCGGGCGGAGTGGAGAAGGTCGGGGAGATCCTTCAGAGCACGGTTACCGGCAAAGTGGACCGCATCATCCAGTTTAAGCTTTTTGACCTTTTTGGTGAGAGCGGCGGCTTTCGGGCCATCCCCCACCAGTAGCAGCTTGAGACCGGGGAGGGATTTGCGGGCTAGCGCCAAGGCATCCAACATCACATCAATGCGTTTGTAGCCTGACAGCAGCCCTACATAGACAAAATCAAAAATCGCCTCAGGATCCCCCGGCCCCTTGGCCCGAAAATGGTAAAAATCGTGGACATTCTGGGGGATGAATATGTTTTCCTCTGGAATTCCGCGCTCTACCAGCCACTCTTTCATCGATTCCCCCCGCACCGCCACCAATCGGCCCCGCTTGACCGCTTTGAGGGTAACGTTGCGCC
Coding sequences within it:
- a CDS encoding glycosyltransferase family 4 protein, giving the protein MRICVIAGMIDDKLHAKIAPLQNMKEITQIHLIRRQPYAGDKIICHSPPERIRRFLPLAEAWRFLTLLRMALFPRPKVIIAFGIVPHGVYAGWVGWLLRIRVIQHVMGKNDLRLTFRHQQGRNVTLKAVKRGRLVAVRGESMKEWLVERGIPEENIFIPQNVHDFYHFRAKGPGDPEAIFDFVYVGLLSGYKRIDVMLDALALARKSLPGLKLLLVGDGPKAAALTKKVKKLKLDDAVHFAGNRALKDLPDLLHSARIFLMTSQGEGLPQAMLEAMSCGLPAIVPDDADIREVAVDGENALLVDPPTVAGFAQAMVDLSQNPHRLEVLTAGAQKIQHQYRQAWSLKHQTEVWQKAITSIL